Proteins from a single region of Streptomyces sp. HUAS 15-9:
- a CDS encoding FAD-binding protein, translating to MTQTVTNWARNITYTAGELHRPGSLDALRALVGGSSRVRVLGSGHSFNEIADPGPDGVLLSIAGLREVLDVDTEARTVRVSGGVRYAELARTVHAHGLALPNMASLPHISVAGSVATGTHGSGVGNGPLAAAVREVELVTADGSPVSIARGQEGFDGAVTSLGALGVVTALILDLEPAYEVEQHVFTELPLAGLDFETVAASAYSVSLFTDWRKPGFRQVWLKRRTDQPPAHFPWAAPATEALHPVPGMPAVNCTEQLGVPGPWHERLPHFRAEFTPSSGDELQSEYLLPRSAAVDALNALDAVREAVSPVLQTCEVRTVAADPQWLGPAHGRDSVALHFTWIADTAAVLPVVRRVEEALDVFDPRPHWGKVFTVPATVVRGRYPRMADFRALAQALDPGGKFANSFVRDALGD from the coding sequence ATGACGCAGACGGTCACCAACTGGGCGCGCAACATCACCTACACGGCCGGTGAGCTGCACCGGCCCGGCTCGCTCGACGCGCTCAGGGCCCTGGTGGGCGGGAGCTCAAGGGTGCGAGTGCTGGGCAGCGGCCATTCCTTCAACGAGATCGCCGACCCGGGCCCCGACGGCGTCCTGCTGTCGATCGCCGGTCTGCGGGAGGTGCTCGACGTGGACACCGAGGCCCGTACGGTACGCGTCTCGGGCGGCGTCCGGTACGCGGAACTGGCCCGCACGGTCCACGCACACGGCCTCGCCCTGCCCAACATGGCCTCCCTGCCGCACATCTCGGTGGCCGGCTCGGTGGCGACCGGCACGCACGGTTCGGGGGTCGGCAACGGCCCGCTCGCGGCGGCCGTACGCGAGGTGGAGCTGGTCACGGCGGACGGCTCGCCGGTGTCGATCGCGCGGGGGCAGGAGGGCTTCGACGGGGCCGTGACCTCGCTGGGCGCGCTGGGCGTGGTGACGGCGCTCATCCTCGACCTGGAGCCGGCGTACGAGGTCGAGCAGCATGTCTTCACCGAACTGCCGCTCGCCGGGCTGGACTTCGAGACGGTGGCGGCGTCGGCGTACAGCGTGAGTCTGTTCACCGACTGGCGCAAGCCGGGTTTCCGGCAGGTGTGGCTCAAGCGGCGCACCGACCAGCCGCCCGCACACTTCCCGTGGGCCGCGCCCGCGACCGAGGCGCTGCACCCGGTGCCGGGGATGCCCGCGGTCAACTGCACCGAGCAGTTGGGGGTGCCGGGGCCGTGGCACGAGCGGCTGCCGCACTTCCGGGCCGAGTTCACGCCGAGCAGCGGTGACGAGCTCCAGTCGGAGTATCTGCTGCCGCGGTCGGCCGCCGTCGACGCCCTGAACGCGCTCGACGCCGTACGCGAGGCAGTCTCTCCCGTGCTGCAGACCTGCGAAGTGCGTACGGTCGCCGCCGACCCGCAGTGGCTCGGCCCGGCCCACGGTCGTGACTCGGTCGCCCTGCACTTCACCTGGATCGCGGACACGGCGGCGGTGCTCCCGGTCGTCCGCCGGGTGGAGGAGGCCCTGGACGTCTTCGATCCGCGCCCGCACTGGGGCAAGGTGTTCACCGTCCCGGCCACGGTGGTGCGTGGGCGCTACCCCCGCATGGCCGACTTCCGGGCCCTGGCCCAAGCCCTCGACCCCGGTGGCAAGTTCGCCAACTCCTTCGTACGGGACGCCCTGGGCGACTGA
- a CDS encoding ROK family protein encodes MKRTSRDIRTANRYEVLRQIIAASPTSRQELASATGLSLATVATLVGELLDLRMITEVGFEDSAGGRPRGLVAVHAAGGALIGVDIAETYVHVELFDLALNVLARADEDMRPGESRPEQVVGHVAAAVGSVVAQAGVEAARVLGVGVSVPGQVDRDTGVSEYAPNWDWHDVPLLDLLSEHIAYPLYLDNPLRACAVAELWFGAARGRGDAVVVNLGTGVGAGLALGGGLHRGVSNSAGEWGHTTLVLDGRLCHCGNHGCVETYVGAPGIMQNLRELSPQSPLLHPEDQTATIDALARAVAAHDPVAVKVVRDTARYLGAGISDLINLLNPEVVVLSSWVAARLGEPLLGEVREAVARHALRRPLAATEIVLSPIPTDPVSLGAATFALEGALQHVGQRNGSKRTTVPKD; translated from the coding sequence GTGAAGCGCACATCACGTGACATCCGCACCGCGAACCGCTACGAGGTGCTGCGCCAGATCATCGCCGCGTCGCCCACCTCACGGCAGGAGCTGGCGTCCGCCACCGGACTGAGCCTGGCCACGGTCGCCACGCTCGTCGGTGAGCTGCTCGACCTCCGTATGATCACAGAGGTCGGTTTCGAGGACTCGGCGGGGGGTCGCCCCCGGGGTCTCGTGGCCGTCCACGCGGCGGGAGGCGCGCTGATCGGCGTCGACATCGCGGAGACGTACGTCCATGTCGAGCTGTTCGACCTCGCGCTGAACGTCCTGGCCCGCGCCGACGAGGACATGCGGCCCGGCGAGAGCCGCCCTGAGCAGGTGGTCGGCCATGTCGCGGCGGCCGTCGGCTCGGTGGTCGCGCAGGCCGGGGTGGAGGCGGCGCGGGTGCTCGGCGTCGGGGTGAGCGTGCCGGGCCAGGTGGACCGCGACACGGGTGTCTCCGAGTACGCCCCCAACTGGGACTGGCACGACGTGCCGTTGCTCGATCTGCTCTCCGAACACATCGCCTATCCGCTGTACTTGGACAACCCGCTGCGCGCCTGCGCGGTCGCCGAGCTGTGGTTCGGGGCGGCGCGCGGGCGCGGGGACGCCGTGGTGGTGAACCTCGGTACCGGAGTCGGCGCCGGACTGGCGCTCGGCGGCGGGCTGCACCGCGGCGTCAGCAACAGCGCCGGCGAATGGGGGCACACCACGCTCGTCCTGGACGGGCGGCTGTGCCACTGCGGCAACCACGGCTGTGTGGAGACCTATGTCGGCGCGCCCGGCATCATGCAGAACCTGCGTGAACTGAGCCCGCAGAGCCCGCTGTTGCACCCCGAGGACCAGACGGCCACGATCGACGCGCTGGCGCGCGCGGTCGCCGCGCACGACCCGGTTGCGGTCAAGGTGGTGCGGGACACGGCCCGTTACCTCGGGGCCGGCATCTCCGATCTGATCAATCTCCTCAACCCCGAGGTGGTCGTGCTCAGCAGCTGGGTCGCCGCCCGGCTGGGCGAGCCGCTGCTCGGCGAGGTGCGCGAGGCCGTCGCCCGGCACGCGCTGCGGCGGCCGCTGGCCGCCACCGAGATCGTCCTCTCCCCGATCCCCACCGACCCGGTGTCCCTGGGCGCGGCGACGTTCGCGCTGGAAGGGGCGTTGCAGCACGTCGGGCAGAGGAACGGAAGCAAGCGCACCACCGTTCCTAAGGACTGA
- a CDS encoding ABC transporter permease, which translates to MTADSKEVQQTARVADPPRSAGGGIAVPAWLRRAAGVSELWTFVILVALVAFFTVAAPGKFFTTYDLTQIAVNAAIYLVLGVGMTYVIITAGIDLSIGSVLVLAAVAAGKYNISHGGATSGWGTVAVCVVIALAVGTAWGALQGAVVATGKVPPLIVTLGGLGAALGLAELATGGQDPAGAASNHLQNSLGFGKVLGIPWLVVLAAVVTAVFGAVLGGTRFGGHTLAIGSNPTAVRRAGISVGRHLIKVYGLMGLLAGLGAVMWLASYGTTSIAGHSTDNLKVITAVVLGGTSLFGGRGSVLGTVIGVFIPAVLTTGLIVIGVQQYWQDVAVGVVLVAAVYIDQMRRKSRERS; encoded by the coding sequence ATGACCGCCGACAGCAAGGAAGTCCAGCAGACCGCTCGGGTGGCGGACCCGCCCCGGTCCGCGGGCGGAGGAATCGCGGTACCGGCATGGCTGAGGCGGGCGGCCGGCGTCAGCGAACTGTGGACCTTCGTGATCCTGGTGGCGCTGGTCGCGTTCTTCACCGTCGCCGCGCCCGGCAAGTTCTTCACCACCTACGACCTCACCCAGATCGCCGTCAACGCGGCCATCTATCTGGTCCTCGGCGTCGGCATGACGTACGTGATCATCACCGCGGGCATCGATCTGTCGATCGGCTCGGTGCTGGTCCTGGCCGCGGTGGCGGCGGGCAAGTACAACATCAGCCACGGCGGGGCCACCTCCGGCTGGGGCACGGTCGCCGTCTGTGTCGTCATCGCCCTTGCCGTGGGCACCGCTTGGGGCGCGCTGCAGGGAGCCGTGGTGGCGACCGGGAAGGTGCCCCCGCTGATCGTGACGCTCGGCGGTCTGGGCGCGGCGCTGGGGCTGGCCGAACTCGCCACCGGTGGACAGGATCCGGCCGGTGCGGCCTCCAACCATCTGCAGAACAGCCTGGGTTTCGGCAAGGTGCTCGGTATCCCGTGGCTGGTGGTCCTCGCCGCGGTGGTCACCGCGGTGTTCGGCGCGGTGCTGGGCGGCACGAGGTTCGGCGGCCACACCCTCGCGATCGGCTCCAATCCGACGGCCGTACGGCGTGCGGGCATTTCGGTGGGCCGGCATCTGATCAAGGTGTACGGGCTGATGGGACTGCTGGCCGGACTGGGCGCGGTGATGTGGCTGGCCTCGTACGGCACGACGTCCATCGCCGGGCACTCCACCGACAACCTGAAGGTGATCACCGCGGTGGTCCTCGGCGGCACCAGCCTGTTCGGCGGGCGCGGATCGGTGCTGGGCACCGTGATCGGCGTCTTCATCCCCGCCGTGCTCACCACTGGACTCATCGTCATCGGCGTCCAGCAGTACTGGCAGGACGTCGCGGTGGGCGTCGTGCTGGTCGCGGCCGTCTACATCGACCAGATGCGCAGGAAGAGCCGGGAGCGCTCATGA
- a CDS encoding radical SAM protein, producing the protein MGSRTALVEDLMERFPHVPREAVFKEDLLRGGVAFDASALSDNESGEVKPKSYFIFSFDHGTLPELGEAALRRPPEEIILTGGPYDLRRTVVSVRVNPTSPYRVAADDEGLLGLYLDGKRIADVGVPPMPEYYRHKLANGKSVMEVAPTIQWGYLIYLTVFRVCQYFGAKEECQYCDINHNWRQHKAAGRPYTGVKDVEEVLEALEIIDRYDTAKASTAYTLTGGAITKTVAGRDEADFYGHYAKAIEERFPGRWIGKVVAQALPRDDVQRFKDYGVQIYHPNYEVWDRRLFELYCPGKERYVGRDEWHKRILDSAEIFGARNVIPNFVAGVEMAEPFGFTTVDEAIASTTEGLRFFMSHGITPRFTTWCPEPTTPLGKANPQGAPLEYHIRLLQAYRQTMEDFGLSSPPGYGLPGPGRAVFSVSSFMDSLPAVDTAEESAQV; encoded by the coding sequence ATGGGCAGCCGCACCGCGCTGGTCGAGGATCTGATGGAGAGGTTCCCGCATGTTCCGCGGGAAGCCGTCTTCAAGGAGGACCTGCTCCGGGGCGGGGTCGCCTTCGACGCGTCGGCCCTCTCCGACAACGAGAGCGGCGAGGTCAAGCCGAAGTCGTACTTCATCTTCTCCTTCGACCACGGCACCCTGCCGGAACTGGGCGAGGCCGCGCTCAGGCGGCCCCCGGAGGAGATCATCCTCACCGGTGGGCCGTACGACCTGCGGCGCACCGTCGTGTCGGTGCGGGTGAACCCGACCTCGCCGTACCGCGTCGCCGCCGACGACGAGGGGCTCCTGGGGCTCTACCTCGACGGCAAACGGATCGCCGACGTCGGTGTCCCGCCGATGCCGGAGTACTACCGGCACAAGCTCGCCAACGGGAAGTCCGTGATGGAGGTCGCCCCGACCATCCAGTGGGGCTACCTGATCTACCTCACCGTCTTCCGGGTCTGCCAGTACTTCGGCGCCAAGGAGGAGTGCCAGTACTGCGACATCAACCACAACTGGCGCCAGCACAAGGCGGCCGGGCGGCCGTACACCGGGGTCAAGGACGTGGAGGAGGTCCTGGAGGCGCTCGAGATCATCGACCGGTACGACACCGCGAAGGCGTCCACCGCCTACACGCTGACCGGCGGCGCGATCACCAAGACCGTCGCCGGGCGCGACGAGGCCGACTTCTACGGGCACTACGCCAAGGCCATCGAGGAGCGGTTCCCCGGGCGCTGGATCGGCAAGGTCGTCGCGCAGGCGCTGCCGCGTGACGACGTGCAGCGGTTCAAGGACTACGGCGTGCAGATCTACCACCCCAACTACGAGGTGTGGGACCGGCGGCTGTTCGAGCTGTACTGCCCGGGCAAGGAGCGCTACGTCGGCCGCGACGAGTGGCACAAGCGGATCCTGGACTCGGCCGAGATCTTCGGCGCGCGCAACGTCATCCCCAACTTCGTGGCCGGCGTGGAGATGGCCGAGCCGTTCGGCTTCACCACCGTCGACGAGGCGATCGCCTCCACCACCGAGGGCCTGCGATTCTTCATGTCGCACGGCATCACGCCCCGCTTCACCACCTGGTGCCCGGAGCCGACCACCCCGCTCGGCAAGGCCAACCCGCAGGGCGCCCCGCTGGAGTACCACATCCGGCTGCTCCAGGCCTACCGCCAGACCATGGAGGACTTCGGGCTCTCCTCGCCCCCCGGCTACGGCCTGCCCGGCCCCGGCCGCGCGGTCTTCTCGGTGAGCTCCTTCATGGACAGCCTCCCGGCGGTGGACACGGCGGAGGAGTCGGCGCAGGTGTGA
- a CDS encoding ABC transporter substrate-binding protein — protein sequence MTKEDTVMSSMPSMRNRRRVLVAVGAVLVLTGAAACGSSDSGGGSGSAGGAAHKKVRLITGVKSDPFYITMTCAAQAEARAKGMDFGADGSAQWDVSVQRPLLDSVAASRPDGLLISPVDTNALTPSLKQIQSSGTKVALVDTTVTDSSIGITRISSDNEKGGRVAADALAKLMNEKGSVIVISVKPGVSTTDARIKGFTEEMAKYPDIKVLPTLYDNDLPATAASQIQSTLAAHPDLGGAFAGNTNTGTGIATGLKQAGKQGKVKVAAFDAEPDEVEALKAGTLQVLVAQDPAAIGRQAVDQLAAAFEGKKVEKSVGTNMVAITKANMNDPAVSKYFYKSSC from the coding sequence ATGACCAAGGAGGACACCGTTATGTCGAGTATGCCGAGCATGCGCAACAGGCGCAGGGTGCTGGTCGCCGTGGGCGCCGTACTGGTCCTGACAGGCGCCGCCGCGTGCGGTTCGTCGGACAGCGGCGGGGGTTCGGGGTCGGCGGGAGGCGCCGCCCACAAGAAGGTCAGGCTGATCACGGGCGTGAAGAGCGACCCGTTCTACATCACCATGACCTGTGCCGCGCAGGCCGAGGCCAGGGCCAAGGGCATGGACTTCGGTGCCGACGGCTCCGCGCAGTGGGACGTGTCGGTCCAGCGTCCGCTGCTCGACTCGGTGGCGGCGTCCCGGCCCGACGGGCTGCTGATCTCCCCGGTCGACACCAACGCGCTGACGCCGTCGCTCAAGCAGATCCAGTCGTCCGGGACCAAGGTCGCGCTCGTGGACACCACGGTCACCGACTCCTCGATCGGCATCACCCGTATCTCGTCCGACAACGAGAAGGGCGGACGGGTGGCGGCCGACGCGCTCGCCAAGCTGATGAACGAGAAGGGCTCGGTCATCGTCATCAGCGTCAAGCCGGGTGTCTCCACCACGGACGCCCGGATCAAGGGCTTCACCGAGGAGATGGCCAAGTACCCGGACATCAAGGTGCTGCCGACCCTCTACGACAACGACCTGCCGGCCACCGCGGCCTCGCAGATCCAGTCGACGCTGGCGGCCCATCCCGACCTGGGAGGCGCCTTCGCGGGCAACACCAACACCGGCACGGGCATTGCCACCGGCCTCAAGCAGGCCGGCAAACAGGGCAAGGTGAAGGTCGCCGCGTTCGACGCCGAGCCCGACGAGGTCGAGGCGCTCAAGGCGGGCACTCTGCAGGTTCTGGTCGCCCAGGATCCCGCGGCGATCGGCAGGCAGGCGGTCGATCAGCTCGCCGCGGCCTTCGAGGGCAAGAAGGTCGAGAAGTCGGTCGGCACCAACATGGTCGCCATCACCAAGGCGAACATGAACGACCCGGCGGTCAGCAAGTACTTCTACAAGTCGAGTTGCTGA
- a CDS encoding IS200/IS605 family accessory protein TnpB-related protein, with product MGGLRELAASFVVPVPSGVAIRDRLRALTAADEQVLRLVGEHLGTLASRDLKARCAAGLEHDSDAWAERKRAVSDESSSRWAGSITKASHDQWALARRGQLAHIQGLEAGVRTIAHRLSLPVGQKGTKGVPGGYRSRQEWFAKTRRLHLLGDRLKAARADREAGVVHVVRGGKQLLRTRHHLRAAQLTESKWRQRWRAERRFLQADGELGKRHGNETIRVTPDGEVSLRLPAPLAHLANARHGRYVLTARVRFAHRAEQWRDRVSANRAVAYRIHEDTIRGRWYLTASWTIPPVKTVPLEAARTGGLVGVDTNADHLAAWRLDEHGNPVGQPLRFGYDLTGTAGHRDAQVRHALIRLLHWAKRRNLAVAVEDLDFTAEKTREKHGRRKRFRKLISGMPVARLRARLVSMAAELGITVIAVDPAYTSKWGAQHWQKPLTSKNRKTTRHDAAAVAIGRRALGHPIRRRTAPPPHNQSDRAGHRTVQARPGTSGREGNRPRIPGPRTRSVGTGRGANAVDQNAQHRSGHSAEHEFWQQDSLPLSP from the coding sequence GTGGGCGGGCTGAGGGAGCTGGCGGCGTCGTTTGTCGTGCCGGTCCCCTCGGGTGTCGCGATCCGCGACCGGCTCAGGGCCCTCACTGCCGCGGACGAGCAGGTGTTGCGCCTGGTCGGCGAGCATCTGGGCACGCTGGCGTCCCGTGATCTGAAGGCGCGGTGCGCGGCCGGCCTGGAGCACGACAGTGATGCATGGGCGGAGCGTAAGCGGGCCGTGAGCGATGAGTCCTCGTCGCGTTGGGCGGGCAGCATCACCAAGGCGTCGCACGATCAGTGGGCGCTGGCCCGGCGTGGCCAGCTCGCGCACATCCAGGGCCTGGAGGCGGGAGTGCGGACGATCGCCCACCGGCTGTCCCTGCCGGTCGGGCAGAAGGGCACCAAGGGTGTTCCGGGCGGCTACCGCAGCAGGCAGGAGTGGTTCGCCAAGACCCGCCGCCTGCACCTGCTGGGCGACCGGCTCAAGGCTGCGCGGGCCGACCGTGAGGCCGGTGTCGTGCACGTGGTGCGCGGCGGGAAGCAGTTGCTGCGCACCCGGCACCACCTGCGGGCGGCGCAGCTCACCGAGTCAAAATGGCGGCAGCGGTGGCGGGCCGAGCGCCGGTTCCTGCAGGCCGACGGCGAGTTGGGGAAGCGGCACGGCAACGAGACCATCCGCGTCACCCCGGACGGAGAGGTCTCCCTCAGGCTCCCGGCGCCGCTGGCGCATCTGGCGAACGCCCGGCACGGCCGGTACGTGCTCACCGCCCGGGTGCGCTTTGCGCACCGGGCCGAGCAGTGGCGCGACCGCGTCAGCGCCAACCGGGCGGTCGCCTACCGCATCCACGAGGACACCATCCGGGGCCGCTGGTACCTGACCGCGTCCTGGACCATCCCACCAGTGAAGACCGTGCCGCTGGAGGCAGCCCGCACGGGCGGCCTGGTCGGCGTCGACACCAACGCCGACCACCTCGCCGCCTGGCGCCTGGACGAGCACGGCAACCCCGTCGGCCAGCCACTGCGCTTCGGCTACGACCTGACCGGCACCGCCGGCCACCGCGACGCGCAGGTACGCCACGCGCTGATCCGCCTCCTGCACTGGGCCAAACGCCGGAATCTCGCAGTCGCCGTCGAAGACCTCGACTTCACCGCGGAAAAGACCCGGGAGAAGCACGGGCGGCGCAAACGCTTCCGCAAGCTCATCTCCGGCATGCCCGTGGCCAGGCTGCGGGCCCGGCTGGTGTCCATGGCCGCCGAACTCGGCATCACCGTCATCGCCGTCGATCCGGCCTACACCTCCAAGTGGGGCGCCCAACACTGGCAAAAACCTCTCACCAGCAAGAACCGCAAAACCACCCGCCACGACGCAGCTGCCGTGGCGATCGGCAGGCGCGCCCTGGGGCACCCGATCCGGCGACGGACGGCACCGCCCCCGCACAACCAGAGCGATCGTGCGGGGCATCGGACCGTCCAGGCCCGACCAGGCACCTCGGGGCGTGAGGGAAACCGCCCCCGCATCCCCGGACCACGGACACGATCCGTCGGCACTGGACGCGGCGCGAACGCGGTGGACCAGAATGCCCAACACCGTTCGGGGCATTCGGCTGAGCATGAGTTCTGGCAACAGGACTCACTCCCGCTCAGTCCTTAG
- a CDS encoding cellulose-binding domain-containing protein, with amino-acid sequence MPDLPTPQDATEAALFSECWDAVLSYADLCTSGSIAANQLATEAFALGLREARAAQSAPVRAAGRRTAPRLPMIPLLLTAVRTTAAGWEADGVGHKLDPDLRLWLNSDNATRYTGPPLQRPVALRGLRDMQEADASLLWLAEVEALPLPAVARRLGLDPAAAAQELDQVRGLFRDRCHRAHLDTPMTAQCRSYARLLDAVTRSPAADTPEDLSRHLATCVQCAEAAACLRLHGGGLPAALAGGVIGWGGLAYLERRRRAAEVRLGAGGPARAADPDNGDPKEGAGRSRVLRNGLLATAVLLSVLALGVSMMPFGGSGDDVAAAHDDREPVSDLDPSLPSTDPLPSASAATSPSASRTAAKSGHKNPDPEPQGSSSSASESTEPSHHASTTAGPGCRVEYDQVNEWNNGFQATVTVTTAEALGGWRVSWSFRDGQQVGQMWDATVSQNGSRVTATAADYNKSVAAHGTLSFGFVGSWSGKNSAPYGFRLNGSACTHG; translated from the coding sequence ATGCCCGACCTGCCGACCCCCCAGGACGCCACCGAGGCCGCGCTGTTCTCCGAGTGCTGGGACGCGGTGCTCTCCTACGCGGACCTGTGCACGTCCGGCTCCATCGCGGCCAACCAGCTGGCCACCGAGGCGTTCGCGCTCGGCCTGCGCGAGGCCCGCGCGGCCCAGTCCGCACCCGTGCGCGCCGCGGGCCGCCGCACCGCGCCCCGGCTGCCGATGATCCCGCTGCTGCTCACCGCCGTACGCACGACGGCGGCCGGCTGGGAGGCCGACGGCGTCGGTCACAAGCTCGACCCCGACCTGCGGCTGTGGCTCAACTCCGACAACGCCACCCGCTACACCGGCCCGCCGCTGCAGCGCCCGGTCGCCCTGCGGGGCCTCAGGGACATGCAGGAGGCCGACGCGTCGCTGCTGTGGCTGGCCGAGGTGGAGGCGCTGCCGCTGCCCGCCGTGGCCCGCCGCCTGGGCCTCGACCCGGCCGCCGCGGCCCAGGAACTCGACCAGGTGCGCGGCCTGTTCCGGGACCGCTGCCATCGCGCGCACCTCGACACACCGATGACCGCGCAGTGCCGCAGCTACGCCCGGCTGCTCGACGCGGTCACCCGCTCGCCCGCCGCCGACACCCCCGAGGACCTCTCCCGGCACCTCGCCACCTGTGTGCAGTGCGCGGAGGCCGCCGCCTGTCTGCGTCTGCACGGCGGCGGACTGCCCGCGGCGCTGGCCGGCGGAGTGATCGGCTGGGGCGGCCTCGCCTATCTGGAGCGGCGCCGCCGGGCCGCCGAGGTACGACTGGGCGCGGGCGGCCCCGCGAGGGCGGCGGACCCGGACAACGGCGACCCGAAGGAGGGGGCGGGGCGCAGCCGCGTCCTGCGCAACGGCCTGCTGGCCACCGCCGTGCTGCTGTCGGTCCTCGCGCTCGGCGTGTCGATGATGCCGTTCGGCGGCTCGGGCGACGACGTCGCGGCCGCCCACGACGACCGTGAGCCGGTCTCCGACCTCGACCCCTCCCTGCCGTCCACCGACCCGCTCCCGTCGGCGTCCGCCGCCACCAGCCCCTCCGCGAGCCGGACGGCGGCCAAGTCCGGCCACAAGAACCCCGACCCGGAACCCCAGGGCTCCTCCTCGTCCGCCTCCGAGAGCACCGAGCCGTCCCACCACGCCTCCACCACCGCGGGGCCCGGCTGCCGGGTCGAGTACGACCAGGTGAACGAGTGGAACAACGGCTTCCAGGCCACCGTCACCGTGACCACCGCCGAGGCCCTCGGTGGCTGGCGCGTCTCCTGGTCGTTCCGCGACGGCCAGCAGGTCGGCCAGATGTGGGACGCCACCGTCAGCCAGAACGGCTCCCGGGTCACCGCCACCGCCGCCGACTACAACAAGTCGGTCGCCGCACACGGCACCCTGTCCTTCGGCTTCGTCGGCTCCTGGAGCGGCAAGAACTCCGCGCCGTACGGATTCAGGCTGAACGGCAGCGCCTGCACCCACGGTTGA
- a CDS encoding hydroxyacid dehydrogenase, which translates to MPERLQAMFAMKAENVPHVFPPEVLARLRECVEIDPTAVAEDFTDPRLREALARTEVLVTGWGCPRLDAAALDAAPRLRAVLHAAGSVKGFTTPEVWRRGIAVSSAAAANALPVAEYTLAMILLSGKGVFAFRDELRTRRAFPYGDIVPGIGNYGRRVGIVGASRIGRRLIELLRPYDLRVSVADPYIDEAEAARLGVPLLPLDDLLRTVDTVTVHAPETPETRHLLGARELSLIPTGSVLVNTARGSLVDHDALIAELRAGRLTAVLDVTDPEPLPPDSPLFDLPNAFITPHLAGSQGNEPARLGLTVVEEAGRLLSGEALRHAVDPTVLERVA; encoded by the coding sequence TTGCCCGAGCGTCTCCAGGCCATGTTCGCCATGAAGGCCGAGAACGTGCCGCACGTCTTTCCGCCGGAGGTGCTCGCGCGACTGCGTGAGTGCGTGGAAATCGATCCCACCGCGGTGGCCGAGGACTTCACCGACCCACGGCTGCGGGAGGCGCTCGCCCGCACCGAGGTCCTCGTCACCGGCTGGGGCTGCCCCCGCCTGGACGCGGCGGCCCTGGACGCGGCCCCGCGGCTGCGCGCGGTGCTGCACGCGGCCGGCTCGGTCAAGGGCTTCACCACGCCCGAGGTGTGGCGGCGCGGCATCGCGGTCTCCTCGGCGGCCGCGGCCAACGCGCTGCCCGTCGCCGAGTACACCCTCGCGATGATCCTGCTCTCCGGGAAGGGCGTCTTCGCCTTCCGCGACGAGCTCCGCACCCGGCGTGCCTTCCCCTACGGCGACATCGTCCCCGGCATCGGCAACTACGGCCGCCGCGTGGGCATCGTGGGCGCCTCCCGCATCGGCCGCCGCCTGATCGAACTGCTGCGCCCGTACGACCTGCGGGTGAGCGTCGCCGACCCGTACATCGACGAGGCAGAGGCCGCCCGGCTGGGTGTCCCCCTGCTGCCGCTCGACGACCTCCTGCGCACCGTGGACACCGTCACCGTGCACGCCCCGGAGACCCCGGAGACCCGGCACCTCCTGGGCGCCCGTGAACTGTCCCTGATTCCCACCGGATCGGTCCTCGTCAACACCGCCCGCGGCTCCCTGGTCGACCACGACGCCCTCATCGCCGAACTGCGCGCCGGACGCCTGACCGCCGTCCTGGACGTCACCGACCCCGAGCCCCTGCCCCCCGACTCACCCCTCTTCGACCTGCCCAACGCCTTCATCACCCCGCACCTCGCGGGTTCCCAGGGCAATGAGCCGGCCCGCCTCGGCCTCACCGTCGTAGAGGAAGCGGGCCGGCTGCTGTCCGGCGAGGCTCTGCGGCACGCGGTCGACCCCACGGTTCTGGAACGGGTGGCGTGA
- a CDS encoding pyridoxamine 5'-phosphate oxidase family protein, with protein MREQDSQDRGELNAILDAGFVCHLGVVVEGRPLVVPTVYGRDERELYVHGSVASRSLAGGAPVCVTVTHVDGLVLARSVFEHGVDYRSAVIHGEARQVTDPEEKLAGLARLTEHAMPGQWSYARRPNRRELAATTLLALSLEQASVKIRTGPPDDGDGPDAELGLWAGTLPLTSVWGARVADPALPPDIAVPEHVARREGTRHG; from the coding sequence CTGCGCGAGCAGGACAGCCAGGACCGGGGCGAGCTGAACGCGATCCTGGATGCCGGTTTCGTCTGTCACCTCGGTGTGGTCGTCGAGGGGCGGCCGCTGGTCGTGCCGACCGTGTACGGGCGTGACGAGCGGGAGCTGTATGTGCACGGCTCCGTGGCCAGCCGCAGTCTCGCGGGAGGTGCGCCCGTGTGCGTCACCGTCACCCATGTCGACGGCCTGGTCCTCGCCCGGTCCGTCTTCGAGCACGGGGTCGACTACCGCAGCGCCGTGATCCACGGCGAGGCCCGCCAGGTCACCGACCCCGAGGAGAAGCTCGCGGGCCTCGCCCGGCTCACCGAGCACGCGATGCCGGGGCAGTGGTCGTACGCACGGCGGCCGAACCGCCGGGAACTCGCCGCCACCACCCTGCTCGCCCTCTCCCTCGAACAGGCCTCCGTCAAGATCCGCACCGGCCCGCCCGACGACGGCGACGGACCCGACGCCGAGCTCGGCCTGTGGGCCGGAACCCTCCCCCTGACCTCGGTCTGGGGAGCCCGGGTGGCCGATCCGGCGCTGCCCCCGGACATCGCCGTACCAGAACACGTGGCGCGGCGCGAGGGGACCCGGCACGGCTGA